Proteins from a genomic interval of Gluconacetobacter diazotrophicus PA1 5:
- the pgsA gene encoding CDP-diacylglycerol--glycerol-3-phosphate 3-phosphatidyltransferase has translation MLTDLPNILTLSRIVQIPVLVAIVAIGAPVTDCAACLLFIAAGITDYLDGKLARAWHQYSDLGRMLDPIADKLLVGASLMMLAGCDRLPFGSLYPAIIILAREILISGLREFLASTRISLPVTRLAKWKTGIQMTAIGFLLAGDSTGRLLHLEWMHVGTVGAVLLWIAAALTVLTGWDYLLTGLRHVGRNGGVSKIAP, from the coding sequence ATGCTGACCGACCTGCCCAATATCCTGACCTTGTCGCGGATTGTGCAGATTCCCGTTCTGGTGGCCATTGTGGCGATAGGGGCTCCGGTCACGGATTGTGCGGCGTGCCTGCTGTTCATCGCCGCCGGCATCACCGATTACCTGGACGGCAAGCTGGCGCGTGCCTGGCATCAATATTCCGACCTGGGCCGGATGCTGGACCCGATCGCCGACAAGCTGCTGGTGGGCGCGTCGCTGATGATGCTGGCCGGATGCGACCGTCTGCCGTTCGGGTCGCTGTATCCCGCCATCATCATCCTGGCGCGGGAGATCCTGATCAGCGGGCTGCGCGAATTCCTGGCCTCGACCCGTATCAGCCTTCCGGTCACGCGGCTGGCGAAATGGAAGACCGGCATCCAGATGACCGCGATCGGCTTCCTGCTGGCGGGTGACAGCACGGGGCGGCTGCTGCACCTGGAATGGATGCACGTCGGCACGGTCGGGGCCGTCCTGTTGTGGATTGCCGCGGCGCTGACCGTCCTGACGGGATGGGATTACCTGCTGACCGGGCTGCGTCATGTGGGCCGGAATGGCGGGGTGTCGAAAATCGCCCCCTGA